One part of the Bacteroidia bacterium genome encodes these proteins:
- a CDS encoding tetratricopeptide repeat protein gives MSQEELARIEAYHAGSLSGKELEEFLALYKSDPAFAEQVELFQTAQDAIEALGQQELKASFRQQYQSNPKKLKPLWKRAYLVAAAVITLLLIFFLFQDKAPSLNPSELYASYEQFDPLSLERGNSDSDSLFLIANGLYNEEQYEAAIPILEGLLEEENFDRKPYARLHLGIAQLKNGNDEAAMDVLQQIGEDSSFYLQAQWKLALAYLKQGNTEQAKEILGMLTTESRTYKNKALELLEAI, from the coding sequence TTGAGTCAGGAAGAATTAGCACGAATTGAGGCATACCATGCCGGCAGCCTTTCAGGCAAAGAGCTTGAAGAATTTCTGGCGCTCTACAAAAGTGATCCTGCTTTTGCAGAGCAAGTGGAACTTTTTCAAACGGCTCAGGATGCCATTGAAGCCCTCGGACAACAGGAACTGAAAGCATCCTTTCGTCAGCAATATCAATCAAACCCCAAAAAGCTAAAACCTCTCTGGAAAAGGGCCTATCTAGTGGCTGCAGCCGTGATCACTCTTCTGCTAATCTTCTTTTTGTTTCAAGATAAAGCTCCCTCCCTCAATCCTTCAGAATTATATGCTTCCTATGAGCAGTTTGATCCCCTTTCTTTGGAAAGAGGAAATAGCGATAGCGATTCTCTTTTCCTGATTGCTAATGGTCTGTACAATGAGGAACAGTATGAAGCAGCTATCCCAATTTTAGAGGGATTGTTAGAAGAGGAAAATTTTGACCGAAAGCCCTACGCCCGTTTGCATCTGGGCATTGCTCAACTCAAAAACGGAAATGACGAAGCTGCCATGGATGTTTTACAGCAGATCGGAGAAGATAGCAGCTTTTATCTTCAAGCCCAGTGGAAGCTTGCCCTGGCTTATCTGAAACAAGGAAATACAGAGCAAGCAAAAGAGATATTGGGAATGCTTACAACAGAGAGCAGAACTTACAAGAACAAGGCCCTGGAGCTCCTGGAGGCGATTTGA
- a CDS encoding sigma-70 family RNA polymerase sigma factor: protein MTDGEIIQSIRSGGSRQEKSLHLLFSRHQGWVRGAMLKHQLSEDEALDAFSDAILALRKQVLLDRFRGDSKLSTYLHSIFSRRCIDCIRKKSTNRVIAAEKLPDLSDKAPSIEQSLITGERFDALIAYIDQLGEPCKQILMDRYFWGYEDMKEIAERAGVKNANTAGSLRYRCMEKLMKLLKGKKI from the coding sequence ATGACAGACGGGGAAATCATCCAGTCAATCCGTAGCGGAGGCTCAAGGCAAGAAAAAAGTCTACATCTGTTGTTTTCCAGACATCAGGGCTGGGTGCGTGGGGCCATGCTCAAGCATCAACTTTCTGAGGATGAGGCGCTTGATGCTTTTTCGGATGCTATTTTGGCTTTACGGAAACAGGTTTTACTGGACAGATTTAGAGGCGATAGCAAGCTTTCCACCTACCTTCATTCCATTTTTAGCCGTCGGTGCATTGATTGTATCCGAAAAAAATCGACTAATAGAGTAATTGCTGCAGAGAAACTGCCCGATTTATCAGATAAAGCGCCTAGTATTGAGCAAAGTCTGATCACCGGAGAACGCTTTGATGCCTTGATCGCTTATATTGATCAATTGGGAGAACCCTGCAAGCAAATATTGATGGATCGCTATTTCTGGGGCTATGAGGATATGAAGGAAATTGCAGAAAGAGCAGGGGTTAAGAATGCCAATACTGCTGGAAGTTTGCGCTATCGATGCATGGAGAAATTGATGAAGTTACTTAAAGGCAAAAAGATTTGA
- a CDS encoding T9SS type A sorting domain-containing protein, with amino-acid sequence MKYRWIKIWLLGSLMAGSTLLGQNNPIFNGGDSQGYDQARISQNNNNLIFAGGEEDGFARMRFAQASNNRIFAGGLGQGYVSHYYLQASNNQIFSGGEDDGVASLRLAMNSNNSIFTGGSGQGYIWEGFTQSSNNSIFGGGNEDGYSHVRIEGLPAALNPIFPIELLSFDAWAEGDYVQIEWQTASEVNHDYFQIERSQDLVLAESIGLVPGKGGPQEISSYELKDPEPLFGSSFYRLQSVDKNGEFEFSAWVEVYFERTENMLVSLFPNPTRYQLNISISQMQEGKYEWAVFDLMGRPMGIKKKFEAIDGEFRSSLSLGELPSAIYVLRLLDIASGKSYAFRIKVMR; translated from the coding sequence ATGAAATACAGGTGGATAAAGATCTGGCTATTGGGCAGCCTGATGGCCGGATCAACTCTCCTGGGACAAAACAATCCTATTTTTAATGGGGGAGATTCCCAGGGATACGACCAGGCCCGAATTAGTCAGAACAATAATAATCTGATTTTTGCGGGAGGAGAAGAAGATGGTTTTGCTCGGATGCGCTTTGCTCAGGCATCCAATAATCGAATATTTGCAGGAGGTTTGGGGCAAGGCTATGTAAGCCATTATTACTTGCAGGCAAGCAATAACCAAATCTTTAGTGGAGGCGAAGATGATGGAGTGGCTAGTCTTCGCTTAGCGATGAATAGCAATAATTCCATTTTTACCGGAGGAAGTGGGCAAGGATATATTTGGGAGGGATTTACACAAAGTAGTAACAACAGCATTTTCGGAGGAGGAAATGAAGACGGTTATAGCCACGTCCGGATCGAAGGGCTTCCTGCCGCTTTGAATCCCATTTTCCCGATAGAGTTACTTAGTTTTGATGCATGGGCAGAAGGAGACTACGTCCAAATTGAATGGCAGACTGCATCTGAAGTCAACCATGATTATTTTCAAATAGAACGAAGCCAGGATTTGGTGCTGGCGGAAAGTATTGGCCTTGTGCCCGGTAAAGGAGGACCGCAGGAGATTAGTTCCTACGAACTAAAAGATCCTGAGCCTTTGTTTGGCTCATCTTTCTATCGTCTGCAAAGCGTGGATAAAAATGGAGAGTTTGAATTTTCTGCCTGGGTAGAGGTTTATTTTGAACGAACAGAAAATATGTTGGTCAGCCTTTTTCCCAACCCAACTCGCTACCAATTGAACATTTCGATTAGTCAAATGCAAGAGGGGAAATATGAATGGGCTGTGTTTGATCTCATGGGAAGACCTATGGGAATAAAGAAAAAATTTGAAGCCATAGATGGAGAGTTTCGGAGCAGTTTATCCCTGGGAGAACTACCTTCTGCCATCTATGTATTGAGATTGCTGGATATAGCTTCTGGAAAAAGCTATGCGTTCCGCATAAAAGTCATGCGATAA
- a CDS encoding CHAT domain-containing protein yields MSELSRTFILFYLLFFSSLFIGGIYAQSADTTLARNYQRKGQEFARLANYDSSLFYIEKAHRLFKEAGRTSVYLYLQVYQAEVLNSAGERDKSLQLLLETLKTCEKELPADAYPISEVHNQLSILYYTQGDREKCYFHIEKAYEIEGGKEKPAKPLINILVNKANYDFKYGYFKASIPLYEEALRLYEKLELDDLGMLTRIYGNLGNVYERIGEQKRAEALLLKGLEIKESVLPPGHPSIAISLMNLANTQRGMGDLQKGLETQQRARKIMLDYPKAQQRNLAFLDANMAMSYASLGKFDQAESLAQEAIEIAESLYPSTHPMITQISMRMAHIFGYRSKEKEFEMYQTVLARIDEKTAPFIKIRALENIGTNLYQQKQYTAALKYLDQAEALLYQEKGVEEAGREAFNKIDDKEQLFWILWGKAFSFRALAREGEEKEANLKKAQQYYNQVIEMLNLTYEDLRYEASRKAFLSGYIKEVIEEAIWVEAELHTLNPALGSLEHSFSLAENRKSTYLLESIRNTDPERFAGIPAAILEREKQILSDLEKLGGEIQATLASGDSSKRQNLLAEERQLTGSYDSLVRLIETEYADYYRIKYKQESISLKSLQNNLKEGSLLLEYYEGAEHLFLIAIDKQSFNFYSLERSSETDSLLDVFLTLNSNREKIEALGSGEDAIKSYVSQAKKLYNLLLKEALEGKEYQELIIVPDGKLSYLSFDLLLSEEMEAKNWRDLDYLYHSYRIQYAYSATVRYMRSKSTNRANDLFAGFAPKYGSELFSEARDLKRMYQDRVVGELRFSQDEVASIADYYGGNTFLGNAATEGAFKRRAKDYQVLHLAMHAFVNDEEAMYSGLLFAPPGDQDSLEDGFLHAFEIYNLDLDAELVILSACNTGQGQYQQGEGVVSLARAFAYSGCPNILMSLWQADDAATRQLMQAYHKELAAGKGKVEALQIARDFYLENSDLTHPYYWGAFALIGDDTPLEKGVFPWGWVLLGVVIIGGGLFWRRQKMLA; encoded by the coding sequence ATGTCTGAGCTCTCGAGAACTTTTATCCTGTTTTACTTGCTCTTCTTTTCTTCTCTTTTTATTGGGGGAATATATGCTCAATCAGCAGATACCACCCTTGCCCGGAATTATCAACGTAAGGGACAAGAATTTGCGCGTCTGGCAAATTATGATAGCTCCCTTTTTTATATAGAGAAAGCACACAGACTCTTCAAGGAAGCTGGGCGGACATCCGTTTACCTGTATTTACAAGTCTATCAGGCGGAGGTTCTGAATAGTGCAGGCGAAAGAGATAAATCCTTGCAGTTGCTCCTGGAGACACTGAAAACTTGTGAAAAAGAGCTGCCTGCAGATGCATATCCGATCAGTGAGGTTCATAATCAACTTTCCATTCTTTACTATACTCAGGGAGATCGGGAGAAATGTTACTTCCACATCGAAAAAGCCTATGAGATAGAAGGGGGAAAGGAAAAACCGGCCAAGCCTTTGATAAATATACTCGTCAATAAGGCTAACTATGATTTTAAGTACGGTTATTTCAAAGCTTCCATCCCTCTATATGAAGAAGCCTTAAGATTGTATGAGAAATTGGAGCTGGATGATCTGGGTATGCTGACGAGAATTTATGGCAATTTGGGAAATGTGTATGAGCGCATAGGGGAACAAAAACGAGCAGAAGCCCTTTTACTCAAGGGCCTGGAGATCAAGGAATCCGTTCTGCCGCCCGGCCATCCTTCCATTGCGATTAGCCTCATGAATCTCGCCAATACCCAAAGAGGTATGGGGGATTTGCAAAAGGGATTGGAAACGCAACAAAGAGCTCGAAAAATCATGTTGGACTATCCCAAGGCTCAACAAAGAAACCTGGCCTTTCTGGATGCTAATATGGCCATGAGCTATGCGTCTTTAGGCAAGTTCGATCAGGCAGAATCTCTGGCTCAGGAAGCAATAGAAATAGCAGAATCTTTATATCCTTCAACTCATCCGATGATCACCCAAATATCCATGCGCATGGCTCATATTTTTGGCTACCGCAGTAAGGAAAAGGAATTTGAGATGTATCAAACGGTACTTGCCAGGATCGATGAGAAAACGGCTCCTTTTATTAAGATTCGGGCCCTGGAAAATATCGGAACCAATCTCTATCAGCAAAAGCAATATACAGCTGCTTTGAAATACCTCGACCAGGCCGAAGCTTTACTGTATCAGGAGAAAGGGGTTGAGGAAGCAGGAAGAGAAGCTTTTAACAAGATAGATGATAAGGAACAGCTTTTTTGGATCCTCTGGGGAAAGGCTTTTTCTTTTAGAGCCTTAGCCCGGGAAGGGGAAGAGAAAGAAGCAAATCTGAAAAAGGCACAGCAATACTATAATCAGGTCATTGAAATGCTGAACCTCACTTATGAGGACCTTCGATACGAAGCATCACGCAAAGCCTTTTTATCCGGATATATCAAAGAAGTAATTGAAGAAGCAATTTGGGTGGAGGCTGAACTTCATACCCTCAATCCCGCTTTAGGTTCATTGGAACATAGCTTTTCCCTGGCAGAAAATCGGAAATCTACCTATTTGCTGGAGTCCATTCGTAATACCGACCCGGAAAGATTTGCCGGCATACCCGCTGCGATTCTGGAAAGAGAAAAACAAATCCTCTCGGATCTGGAAAAGTTGGGAGGGGAAATTCAGGCTACCTTAGCTTCCGGGGATAGTAGTAAAAGGCAAAATTTACTGGCAGAGGAAAGGCAGTTGACGGGTTCTTATGATTCTCTGGTTCGACTAATTGAAACAGAGTATGCAGATTATTACCGCATCAAGTACAAACAGGAAAGTATTTCTCTCAAAAGCTTGCAAAATAATCTCAAGGAAGGGAGCCTTTTGTTGGAATATTATGAAGGGGCGGAGCATCTCTTCCTCATTGCAATCGATAAGCAGAGCTTTAATTTTTACTCACTGGAAAGAAGTTCGGAAACGGATTCTCTGCTTGATGTATTTCTGACCTTAAATAGCAATAGGGAAAAGATAGAAGCTTTGGGTTCAGGAGAGGATGCGATCAAATCATATGTATCTCAGGCCAAAAAACTCTATAATCTTTTGCTGAAAGAGGCTCTGGAGGGGAAAGAATACCAGGAGCTTATTATCGTTCCGGATGGTAAGTTATCTTATTTGTCTTTTGATCTGCTTTTGTCCGAGGAAATGGAGGCGAAAAACTGGAGAGACCTGGATTATTTATATCATAGCTATCGGATTCAATATGCATATTCGGCCACTGTACGCTATATGAGATCAAAATCAACGAATAGGGCAAATGACCTATTTGCAGGTTTCGCTCCAAAATACGGCTCAGAATTATTTTCTGAGGCTCGGGATTTAAAACGGATGTACCAGGATCGGGTAGTGGGGGAGCTGAGGTTTAGCCAGGATGAAGTAGCGAGTATTGCAGATTATTATGGGGGAAACACCTTTCTGGGAAATGCGGCAACCGAAGGGGCATTTAAACGAAGGGCCAAAGACTACCAGGTACTTCATCTGGCTATGCATGCATTTGTCAATGATGAGGAAGCCATGTACAGTGGGCTTTTATTTGCACCTCCCGGGGACCAGGATAGTTTGGAAGACGGATTCCTCCATGCTTTTGAGATTTACAACCTTGACCTGGATGCAGAACTAGTGATTCTATCCGCCTGTAATACAGGACAAGGACAATATCAGCAAGGAGAAGGAGTCGTGAGCCTTGCACGAGCTTTTGCATATTCAGGTTGCCCAAATATCCTGATGTCTCTTTGGCAGGCAGATGATGCTGCTACCCGACAACTTATGCAAGCCTATCATAAGGAATTAGCGGCAGGCAAAGGTAAAGTTGAAGCTTTACAAATTGCTCGGGATTTCTATCTGGAAAACTCGGATTTGACCCATCCTTATTATTGGGGTGCTTTTGCATTGATCGGGGATGATACCCCTTTGGAAAAAGGAGTTTTTCCCTGGGGATGGGTATTATTGGGAGTTGTGATAATTGGGGGTGGTTTATTTTGGAGAAGGCAAAAGATGTTAGCTTAA